One window of the Mycobacterium xenopi genome contains the following:
- a CDS encoding YkgB family protein, with amino-acid sequence MATIREQIQAGVRPESPVARGGAGLARYGLAVVIAWIGMLKFTEYEANGIAPFVSNSPFMSWLYDIFSITTFSSLLGVVEIAIAVLLAVKPWFPRLSAIGSLMAIGMFATTLTFVLSTPGAFEASAGGFPVLSSTGQFLIKDVALLGISAWTLVDALTRR; translated from the coding sequence ATCGCTACCATCCGCGAGCAGATTCAAGCCGGCGTGCGCCCAGAGTCGCCAGTAGCACGTGGCGGCGCGGGCCTGGCACGGTACGGGCTGGCCGTCGTCATCGCCTGGATCGGCATGCTGAAGTTCACAGAGTACGAAGCCAACGGCATCGCGCCATTCGTGTCGAACAGCCCTTTCATGTCTTGGCTGTACGACATTTTCTCGATCACCACCTTTTCGTCGCTACTCGGTGTAGTCGAGATCGCAATCGCGGTCTTGCTCGCCGTCAAACCGTGGTTCCCTCGACTCTCAGCGATCGGTAGCCTCATGGCCATCGGCATGTTCGCCACAACACTGACATTCGTGCTCAGTACGCCTGGTGCATTCGAAGCATCAGCAGGAGGTTTCCCGGTGTTGTCGTCGACTGGTCAGTTCCTGATCAAGGACGTCGCACTGCTCGGAATCTCTGCCTGGACGCTGGTCGATGCACTCACACGCCGCTGA
- a CDS encoding anti-sigma factor family protein, producing the protein MRCNELAELLTEYLDDSLGSSDHVRLETHLSECAGCANYRTQYISTIAILNQIPVAGFKRTLRDTLSAHLHQRRR; encoded by the coding sequence ATGAGATGCAACGAACTCGCCGAACTACTCACCGAATACCTGGACGACTCGCTCGGTTCGAGCGACCACGTGAGGCTCGAAACGCACCTGTCCGAGTGCGCCGGATGCGCAAACTATCGCACTCAATACATATCGACGATCGCAATCTTGAATCAGATCCCCGTGGCCGGCTTCAAGCGCACGCTGCGCGATACGTTATCGGCGCACTTACACCAACGGCGCCGCTGA
- a CDS encoding cysteine hydrolase codes for MSTSSVYDEPAEPGLPPSGFQLDVTHAALVVTDPQNDFLSPDGATWSVFGASVEDNGTVEHIDQLLSAAKSAGITVAISPHYYYPSDQDWQFAGPLERFMHSVGMFARTHPLQLEGFDGSGADYLERYKNRILDGKTVVASPHKIVGPQSNDLVLQLRKRGVTQVLLAGMAANLCTESHLRELIEQGFEVVVIRDATAGARLPEGDGYLAALINFRFLASAIWTTDQAVAELAQAT; via the coding sequence ATGTCGACTTCATCCGTGTACGACGAGCCCGCAGAGCCCGGACTTCCGCCATCTGGCTTCCAGCTTGACGTGACGCACGCTGCGCTCGTCGTGACTGACCCGCAGAACGACTTTCTCAGCCCCGATGGTGCAACATGGTCGGTGTTCGGCGCCAGCGTCGAAGACAACGGCACTGTCGAGCACATCGACCAACTACTGTCAGCTGCCAAGAGCGCGGGGATCACGGTTGCGATCTCTCCGCACTATTACTATCCATCCGATCAGGACTGGCAATTCGCCGGACCGCTTGAGCGCTTCATGCACAGTGTCGGCATGTTCGCGCGGACGCATCCGCTGCAGCTGGAAGGGTTCGACGGTTCGGGCGCGGACTATCTCGAGCGGTACAAGAACCGCATCCTGGACGGAAAGACGGTGGTCGCTTCTCCCCATAAAATCGTGGGTCCGCAGTCCAACGATCTCGTACTTCAGCTTCGCAAACGCGGTGTGACCCAGGTTCTTCTGGCTGGAATGGCCGCGAATCTGTGCACCGAAAGCCATTTGCGCGAGCTGATCGAACAGGGTTTCGAGGTTGTCGTCATCCGTGACGCGACTGCGGGTGCACGGTTGCCCGAAGGCGACGGATACTTGGCTGCCCTGATTAATTTCCGATTCCTCGCCTCAGCTATCTGGACCACCGATCAAGCGGTGGCTGAGTTGGCGCAAGCCACCTAA
- a CDS encoding TetR/AcrR family transcriptional regulator, translated as MPRPGNPDIRRRLLASGLELFYARGVNATGVKEIADRAHVPKAAFYTYYESKEAFVVAVLEQYWLELQDRSGSLLLGRGRPVRRLQRYFAVIADEHERHTFMRGCLIGNLALEVSATSASVHEKLRGIVCAWEHELAAVFTEGTPQRRREVAGLIIEAWEGAVLRARIDRTRAPYDRFSRITLPQLVGLVGTS; from the coding sequence GTGCCTCGCCCGGGGAACCCGGATATCCGCAGACGGTTACTCGCTAGTGGACTCGAGCTCTTCTATGCCCGTGGCGTCAACGCGACAGGTGTCAAGGAAATTGCCGATCGTGCCCACGTACCGAAGGCGGCGTTCTACACGTACTACGAGAGCAAAGAAGCCTTTGTTGTCGCAGTGCTAGAACAGTACTGGCTCGAACTTCAGGACCGGTCCGGATCCTTGCTGCTAGGTCGCGGGAGACCGGTTCGCCGCCTGCAACGCTACTTCGCGGTGATTGCCGACGAGCACGAGCGCCATACCTTTATGCGCGGCTGCCTAATTGGCAATCTCGCGCTCGAAGTCTCAGCCACCAGTGCGTCGGTCCACGAAAAGCTACGCGGCATTGTTTGTGCTTGGGAGCACGAACTGGCCGCTGTTTTCACAGAGGGAACGCCTCAACGGCGTCGCGAAGTCGCAGGTTTGATTATCGAAGCGTGGGAAGGGGCAGTGCTTCGCGCCAGGATCGATCGCACCCGCGCTCCATACGACCGTTTCTCACGAATAACCTTGCCGCAGTTGGTGGGTTTGGTCGGCACGTCCTGA